In Carya illinoinensis cultivar Pawnee chromosome 7, C.illinoinensisPawnee_v1, whole genome shotgun sequence, the following are encoded in one genomic region:
- the LOC122315257 gene encoding galactinol synthase 2-like, whose translation MASHDITTAADAKPADRAKAGSMPSRAYVTFLAGNGDFVKGVVGLAKGLRKVKSKYPLVVAILPDVPGEHREILVSQGCIVKEIEPVYLPANQTQFGRAYYVITYSKLRIWEFVEYSKMIYLDGDIQVFGNIDHLFDLPDNYFYAVIDCFCEKTWSQSPQYKLGYCQQCPDRVKWPAELGPKPALYFNAGMFVYEPKLSTYHDLLRTLKTTPLGPFGDQDFLNLFFRDVYKPIPPVYNLVIAMVWCHPENIQLDKVKVVHYCASGSKPWSYTGEEQDMDREDIKMLVKKWWDIYNDKSLDYKNSVASGEVEAGAEQKNL comes from the exons ATGGCTTCTCATGATATCACCACCGCCGCTGATGCCAAGCCCGCCGACCGAGCCAAGGCCGGTAGCATGCCTAGCAGGGCGTATGTTACGTTCTTGGCTGGCAACGGGGACTTCGTGAAAGGTGTGGTTGGCTTGGCCAAGGGACTGAGAAAGGTGAAGAGCAAGTACCCACTGGTGGTGGCTATCTTGCCAGACGTGCCAGGGGAGCACCGGGAGATTCTGGTGTCTCAGGGCTGCATAGTGAAGGAGATTGAGCCGGTTTACCTGCCGGCGAATCAGACCCAGTTTGGCAGGGCCTACTACGTGATCACTTACTCAAAGCTTCGTATCTGGGAG TTTGTGGAGTACAGCAAGATGATCTACCTAGATGGAGACATCCAAGTTTTTGGAAACATAGATCACCTCTTTGATCTTCCAGACAACTACTTCTATGCTGTGATCGATTGTTTCTGTGAGAAAACTTGGAGCCAGAGTCCCCAATACAAGCTTGGCTATTGCCAGCAGTGCCCTGACAGGGTCAAGTGGCCTGCTGAGTTAGGCCCCAAGCCTGCCCTCTACTTCAATGCTGGCATGTTTGTTTATGAGCCCAAGCTCTCAACATACCATGACCTCCTCAGGACCCTCAAAACTACCCCTCTTGGTCCTTTTGGTGACCAG GACTTTTTGAACTTGTTCTTCAGGGATGTTTACAAACCAATCCCTCCGGTTTACAACCTTGTTATTGCCATGGTGTGGTGCCACCCAGAGAACATCCAACTTGACAAAGTCAAAGTTGTCCACTACTGTGCTTCT GGATCGAAGCCATGGAGCTACACCGGAGAGGAACAGGACATGGACAGGGAAGATATTAAGATGCTGGTTAAGAAATGGTGGGACATATACAACGACAAGTCATTGGACTACAAGAACAGTGTGGCTTCTGGAGAGGTTGAAGCAGGGGCTGAGCAGAAGAATCTGTAG